A single Lolium perenne isolate Kyuss_39 chromosome 6, Kyuss_2.0, whole genome shotgun sequence DNA region contains:
- the LOC127310621 gene encoding uncharacterized protein, with the protein MEVEMEVEMEVEGQDEEAEREMAPKKLRIRGEAQVPDERREPTSQDAKALIIPNEKDNWTYDKGVRQPSSMIGALIRQYWPGFYTPVPGGEKKLAETWADYEAAPCPGFGTASDAVYTKFWTHYKVPDDMVELGKAVLTRACQRLTRQQWYNQKHTCIGHFKAEQGTRVKKGGNIRDDPQMTKEDYFKVMPLWCENKEDTFEALVARRRNWEPLTEVGGWRKMKLKQPDLSQPQPSLPEYYGFAEEELDKYCSVFKGLHPEVDDPIEQETDLTAIMVAGSGSEHGRTKLLSGVIKPQRTLTQIRSTLTAGDPPVAPPRHRRTDAHFEAAYAAAYENYLTVVAEWDLKRAAWEEYQEATSRAVRTFFQTGERIALPEEEPPRPGPTPVCPSREAFAATYYARTPGTGSSRNRPSPGSSREGTPMHAGRRSPRCFRVFTCRRWFSAMVLLGLPRQRPDALNLRVGPLILVSLS; encoded by the exons atggaggtggagatggaggtggagatggaggtggaggggcaggacgaggaggcggagagGGAGATGGCGCCGAAGAAGTTGCGCATTCGTGGTGAAGCGCAAGTCCCTGATGAGAGGAGGGAGCCTACTAGCCAGGATGCGAAAGCCCTCATCATCCCGAACGAAAAAGA CAATTGGACATATGACAAGGGGGTTCGCCAGCCGTCGAGCATGATTGGAGCTCTTATTAGGCAGTACTGGCCGGGCTTTTACACTCCGGTCCCCGGCGGCGAGAAGAAGCTAGCCGagacttgggcggactatgaggcaGCTCCTTGCCCGGGCTTTGGGACAGCTTCTGACGCCGTGTACACCAAGTTTTGG ACCCATTATAAGGTGCCTGATGATATGGTTGAGCTAGGGAAGGCGGTACTGACTAGGGCTTGTCAGAGGTTGACAAGGCAACAGTGGTACAATCAGAAGCATACCTGCATCGGGCACTTCAAGGCTGAGCAGGGCACGAGGGTCAAGAAAGGTGGCAATATCAGGGACGATCCTCAGATGACAAAGGAAGATTACTTCAAG GTTATGCCCCTATGGTGCGAGAATAAGGAAGACACATTTGAGGCCTTGGTAGCGAG GAGGCGGAACTGGGAGCCTCTCACCGAGGTGGGAGGGTGGCGTAAGATGAAGCTGAAGCAGCCCGATCTGAgccagcctcagccctcgctgcCCGAGTACTACGGCTTTGCCGAAGAGGAGTTGGACAAGTACTGCTCGGTGTTCAAGGGTCTTCATCCGgaggtggatgatcctattgAGCAGGAGACCGACTTGACGGCGATTATGGTGGCGGGGAGCGGCTCGGAGCATGGCCGCACGAAGCTTCTTAGTGGGGTGATCAAGCCGCAGAGGACCCTCACGCAGATCAGGTCTACCCTCACCGCCGGCGACCCACCGGTCGCGCCTCCTCGACACCGTCGTACGGAT GCTCACTTTGAGGCCGCCTACGCGGCCGCTTATGAGAACTATTTGACGGTTGTAGCAGAGTGGGACCTCAAGAGAGCGGCTTGGGAAGAGTACCAGGAGGCGACGAGTCGT gcggTCAGGACGTTCTTCCAGACTGGAGAGAGGATCGCACTTCCGGAAGAGGAGCCACCTAGGCCGGGGCCGACTCCAGTGTGCCCATCGAGGGAAGCTTTCGCGGCCACATACTACGCACGGACTCCG GGCACGGGAAGTTCGCGGAACCGACCCTCGCCTGGGTCGTCGCGCGAGGGCACACCGATGCACGCCGGGCGCCGTTCTCCCCGGTGCTTCAGGGTTTTCACCTGCCGGCGATGGTTCAGTGCCATGGTTCTACTTGGTCTACCTCGACAAAGGCCGGACGCCCTGAATTTACGAGTCGGACCCCTGATCTTAGTTTCCCTTAGCTAG
- the LOC127310620 gene encoding uncharacterized protein, producing the protein MTVSAQRALWCGFRFNPTAEEAISVYLRRWVAGEPLPDTEGIVYETEVYNSEPNDLAAAFLQLPKTENRFFFTTCKRQKAGSSYRMLRATSAGSWVAKGKKVIQNKAGETIGYHESLRYVYKDKSRASEWLMDEYHLDGSAVVVGGDEEKETQERVFCRIYPKTGSVTVQQSAAVNNRLLGVGMMQESTKTTMAAAAAVQPRRQEPMAPMLRPAITQRQAMTKPPLQRFVTVPPTPPTSTPQAPKRPTPKAVDPPRRKRMRVAAVLPSLEASPRPTPRHDVVGYDGWKRPSWYPAVPQAPTASCSMSTVVPPPLPAADQPPPNKMDDDDFTSLLAAELELALQEEDHGFIKQEARNDDDGLVSRSEGDLQVRGATEGTPRQDPR; encoded by the coding sequence ATGACGGTCTCCGCACAACGCGCGCTCTGGTGCGGCTTCCGGTTCAACCCCACGGCGGAGGAGGCCATTTCCGTGTACCTCCGACGCTGGGTCGCCGGCGAGCCGCTGCCGGACACGGAGGGTATCGTCTATGAGACCGAGGTTTACAACTCCGAGCCGAACGATCTTGCCGCTGCGTTCCTCCAGCTGCCCAAGACGGAGAACCGCTTCTTCTTCACCACCTGCAAGCGCCAGAAAGCTGGGAGCAGCTACAGGATGTTGCGCGCCACCAGCGCCGGCAGCTGGGTCGCCAAGGGCAAGAAAGTGATCCAGAACAAGGCCGGCGAGACGATCGGCTACCACGAGTCCCTTCGCTACGTGTACAAGGACAAGAGCCGCGCGTCGGAATGGCTGATGGACGAGTACCACCTGGACGGATCCGCCGTCGTCGTGGGTGGGGATGAGGAGAAGGAGACTCAGGAGCGCGTCTTCTGCAGGATCTACCCCAAGACGGGATCCGTCACGGTCCAACAGTCTGCTGCAGTGAATAATCGTCTTCTTGGTGTTGGGATGATGCAAGAATCTACCAAGACAACCATGGCCGCGGCGGCCGCCGTGCAGCCGCGCCGACAAGAACCGATGGCGCCTATGCTACGACCCGCGATCACGCAGCGGCAGGCGATGACGAAGCCGCCACTGCAACGTTTCGTCACCGTTCCGCCGACGCCCCCGACGTCAACGCCACAGGCACCCAAGAGGCCGACGCCGAAGGCTGTCGATCCGCCGCGCCGTAAGCGGATGCGCGTCGCTGCTGTACTGCCGTCTCTTGAGGCGTCACCACGGCCTACACCTCGACACGACGTGGTGGGGTATGACGGGTGGAAGCGACCGTCCTGGTATCCGGCGGTCCCTCAGGCTCCCACGGCGTCTTGCTCGATGTCGACGGTCGTGCCTCCTCCCCTTCCGGCGGCTGATCAACCGCCGCCCAACAAAATGGACGACGACGACTTCACCAGCCTGTTGGCGGCCGAGCTTGAATTAGCGCTACAAGAGGAGGACCACGGCTTCATCAAACAAGAAGCCCGCAATGACGACGACGGGCTCGTGAGCAGGTCGGAGGGCGACCTCCAAGTACGTGGCGCCACAGAAGGAACACCACGCCAAGATCCAAGATGA